The nucleotide sequence TTGGCGACCGCGCTCGTGAACGCGAAGAGGTCGCGCTGCTCCTCGTCGAGCTCCCAGTCGACCCACGAGAGCTCGTTGTCCTGGCAGTAGACGTTGTTGTTGCCCTGCTGGGTGCGGCCGATCTCGTCGCCGTGGGCGATCATCGGCACGCCCTGGCTGAGCAGGAGGGTCGCGAGGAAGTTGCGCTGCTGGCGGCGGCGCAGGGCGCGCACCTCCGGGTCGTCGGTCTCACCCTCGACCCCGCAGTTCCAGGAGCGGTTGTGACCCTCGCCGTCGCGGCCGTCCTCGCCGTTGGCCTCGTTGTGCTTCTCGTTGTAGGACACCAGGTCCCGCAGCGTGAAGCCGTCGTGGGCGATGACGAAGTTGATGCTCGCGATCGGCTTGCGGCCGTTGTGCTCGTAGAGGTCGCTGGAGCCGGTCAGGCGCGAGGCGAACTCGCCGAGCGAACCGGGCTCGCCGCGCCAGAAGTCGCGGACGGTGTCGCGGTACTTGCCGTTCCACTCGGTCCACAGGGGCGGGAAGCCGCCGACCTGGTAGCCGCCGTCGCCGACGTCCCAGGGCTCGGCGATGAGCTTGACCTGGCTGATCACCGGGTCCTGCTGGATGAGGTCGAAGAAGGCCGAGAGCTTGTCGACCTCGTGGAACTGGCGGGCGAGGGTGGCCGCGAGGTCGAAGCGGAAGCCGTCGACGTGCATCTCGGTGACCCAGTACCGCAGGCTGTCCATGATGAGCTGGAGCACGTGCGGGTGGCGCATGAGCAGGCTGTTGCCGGTGCCCGTCGTGTCGTAGTAGTGCTCCTTGGCGTCGTCGACGAGCCGGTAGTACGCGGCGTTGTCGATGCCCTTGAAGCTGATCGTCGGGCCCATCTCGTTGCCCTCGGCGGTGTGGTTGTAGACGACGTCGAGGATGACCTCGATGTTCGCCTCGTGCAGCGCCTTGACCATCGCCTTGAACTCGGTGACCTGCTCGCCGCGGTCGGCGCGCGCGTACTCGTTGTGCGGCGCGAGGAAGCCGATCGTGTTGTAGCCCCAGTAGTTGGTCAGGCCCTTGGCCTGCAGCGAGGTGTCCTGGACGAACTGGTGGACGGGCATGAGCTCGATGGCCGTCACGCCGAGCCGCGTCAGGTGCTCGACGATCGCCGGGTGCCCGAGCGCCGCGTAGGTGCCGCGGATCTCCTCGGGGATCTCGGGGTGGGTCATCGTCAGGCCGCGCACGTGCGCCTCGTAGATGACGCTCTCGTGGTACTCGTGGCGCGGCGGGCGGTCGTGGCCCCAGTCGAAGTAGGGGTTGATGACGACGCCGAGCATCGTCTTGCCGAGGCTGTCGTCGGTGTTGCGCGCCTCGTTGTCGTCGAAGTCGTAGCTGAAGAGGGCGGGGTCGTTCTCGACCTGGCCCTCGACGGCCTTCGCGTACGGGTCGAGCAGGAGCTTGCTCGGGTCGCAGCGGTGCCCGTTCTCGGGCTCGTACGGGCCGTGGACGCGGTAGCCGTAGCGCTGGCCGGGCTGCACCGCGGGCAGGTAGCCGTGCCAGACGAAGCCGTCGACCTCGGGCAGGTCGATCCGGGTCTCGGCGCCGTCGTCGTCGACGAGGCAGAGCTCGACGCGCTCGGCGACCTCGCTGAAGAGCGCGAAGTTGACGCCAGAGCCGTCGTAGGTGGCGCCCAAGGGGTACGCCGTGCCGGGCCAGATCTCCACAGGTGGTGCCTTTCGTGGGGGTGTCGCATCAGGGCCAGCGGCGCTGCCGGCATCGCGCGGCCGACCGGCCGCTGCGGACTCCTCAACCTACCGGTGACGTCGCACGACGTGGACCACGTCGCCCAACCCTCGTCACGGGCCTCGGTTACTGTCGGGCCAGTCCTACCCCCTGACCCCGAGGAGCAACCCCATGTCCGACCAGCGCGTCGCCGTCGTCACCGGAGCCGCCCGCGGGATCGGTGCGGCCACCGCCGAGCGCCTGGCCCGCGACGGGTTCGCCGTCGCCGTCCTCGACCTCGACGAGGCCGCCTGCGAGGAGGTCGCCGGCCGCATCCGCGACGCCGGGGGCCGCGCGCTCGGGGTCGGCGTCGACGTCTCCGACGCCGCCGCGGTCGAGTCGGGCGTGGCCCGCGTCGCCGCCGAGCTCGGCCCGCCGGTCGTCCTCGTCAACAACGCGGGCATCATCCGCGACAACCTCCTCTTCAAGATGAGCGAGGGCGACTGGGACTCCGTCATGGCCGTCCACCTCAAGGGCGCCTTCCTCATGACCAAGGCCTGCCAGGCGCACATGACGCAGGAGCGCTACGGCCGCATCGTCAACCTCTCCTCGTCCTCGGCCCAGGGCAACCGCGGCCAGGCCAACTACTCCGCGGCCAAGGCCGGCCTCCAGGGCTTCACGAAGACCCTCGCGATCGAGCTCGGCAAGTTCGGCGTCACCGCGAACGCCGTGGCCCCGGGCTTCATCGAGACCGACATGACGCGCGCCACCGCCGAGCGGCTCAAGGTGTCGTTCGAGGACTTCCTCACCCACACGGCGTCCCAGATCCCGGTCGCCCGCGTCGGCCAGCCGGCCGACATCGCCGCGACGATCTCCTTCCTCGTCTCCGAGGAGGCCGGCTTCGTCAGCGGCCAGGTCATCTACGTCGCCGGCGGCCCGCTCGACTGACCTCGCACGACACGCAGGACGCCCCCGGACCGCAGCGGTCCGGGGGCGTCGTCGTGCGTGGGGCGTCAGAGGCCGAGGTCGCGGCCGATGAGCTCCTTCATGATCTCGTTCGAGCCGGCCCAGATCTTCGAGACGCGGGCGTCGCGCCAGGCGCGGGCCACGCGGTACTCGTTCATGAAGCCGTACCCGCCGTGCAGCTGGACGCACTCGTCGAGCACCTCGTTCTGCACCTGCGCCGAGAACCACTTCGCCTTGGCGGCGTCGACCGGGGTCAGCTTGCCCTCCGCGTGCGCGGCGATGCAGTCGTCGACGTAGGCCTGGGTGACCTCGAGCTTGGTCAGCAGCTCGGCCATCTTGAACTTGTTGTGCTGGAAGGAGCCGACCGGCTGCCCGAACGCCTTGCGCTCCTTGGTGTACTCGACCGTCTCGCGGAAGATCTGGAAGGCGTGCGCGGTGTTGGCGACGGCGGCGCCGATGCGCTCCTGCGGCAGGCGCTGCATCATCGCGATGAAGCCCATGCCCTCCTCGCCGAGGCGGTTGGCGTCCGGGACGCGGACGTCCTCGAAGAACAGCTCGGAGGTGTCGGCCTCCTCCTGCCCCACCTTGTCGAGCTTGCGGCCGCGGGTGAAGCCCTCCATGCCCTCCTCGACCATGAGCAGGGTGATGCCCTTCGCGCCCTTGGACGGGTCGGTGCGGGCCGCGACGATGACGAGGTCGGCCTGGTAGCCGTTGGTGATGAAGGTCTTGCTGCCGTTGAGGACCCAGTGGTCGCCGTCGCGCACGGCGGTGGTCTTCAGCGCGGCGAGGTCGGAGCCGCCGGAGGGCTCGGTCATCGCGATGGCGGCGATGAGCTCGCCGTTCGCCATGCCGGGCAGCCAGCGCTCCTTCTGCTCCTGGGTGCCGAGGTCGACGACGTACGGCGGGCACACGTCGGAGTGGATGCCGAAGCAGGACGACACGGCGAAGTTGAAGCCGGCGATGACCTCGGCCGCGATGGCGTTGAAGCGGTAGTCCTCGGCGCCCATCCCCCCGAACTCCTCGGGGATGTCGAGGCCGAAGAGGCCCTGCTTGCCGGCCTCCTTCCAGATGTCGCGCTCGACGGCCTTGACCTCGAGCATCTGCTCGGCGCGCGGCTTGAGGGTGCGCTCGACGAACTCGGCGACGGAGGCGCGGAAGTCCTCGTGCTCGGCGGCGTAGACGTTGCGGGGCATGCGGCTCCTCGGCTCGGTGGGCGGACGGCGGCGGCGCGCCACCGTTGACTAAGCGCTTGCTTAGTCTGACGGGGGTGCGGCATGCTGTCAACCGTGCCCGCCACGACCCCAGCGACCGAGACCGCCGTCCTCGCCGCGCTCGCGCCCGAGGGCGGGCGACCGGGCGGCGCCACCGACGTCGGCGACACCGCCACCCGCGTGATGCTCGCCGCCGCCGACGCCTTCGCCGAGAACGGCTTCCCCGCGACGACGACGCGCGACATCGCCTCGCGGGCGGGCCTGTCCCCCGCCGGCGTCTACGTGCACTTCTCCTCCAAGGAGAACCTCCTCTTCGAGATCAGCCGCCGCGGTCACGCCCGGGCCCGCGACCTGCTCGTCGCCGCGGCCACCGACGCCGCCTCCCCGACCGAGGCCCTGCGCGCGATCATCGGCGGCTTCTCGCGCTGGCACGCCGAGCACCACCAGCTCGGGCGGATCGTCCAGTTCGAGTTCCGGCACCTCTCGACCGAGCACCAGTCCGAGGTCATCGAGCTGCGCAAGGAGATCGACCGGGTCGTGGCCGACGTGCTGCGCGACGGCGTGGAGGCCGGCGAGCTCGACGTCGAGGACGTCCCCACGACCGCCCTGGCCCTGCTCTCGATGGCCATCGACGTCGCCCGCTGGTACGTCCCGGGCGGCCGACGCACCCCCCAGATGGTCGAGCGCACCTACGGCGACCTCGCGGTGCGCCTCGCCGGCGGACGCGCCTGACCGGCGCCGACCGTCGGCGCTCCGCCACGAGGGCGCTGCACGGCCGGCGCGCCACCGGCCGCTAGCCTGACGCGGTGACGGAGCACGGCCACGGCGGATCCCCCTCGATCGCGACCCCCGACTACTGGTGGTACGTCGCGCGGGCCGACCTGCTCGAGGTGGCGCTGCGCGACCTCGTCGACGGCGCCGGCACGGCCCTCGACCTCGGCAGCGCCGACGGCCCGAGCGCGGCGTGGTTCCGCGAGGCCGTCGGGCGCACCGCGTCCCTCGACATCGACCCCCGCGGCCTGGACACCAACGGCGTCTGCGGCTCGGCCCTCGCCCTGCCGTTCGAGGACGCCTCCTTCGACGCCGTCGCCGCCTTCGACGTCATCGAGCACTGCGCCCCCGAGGCCGACGCCCTCGCCGAGGTGCACCGGGTCCTGCGTCCCGGCGGACGTTTCCTCATGTCGGTGCCGGCCTACACCTGGGCGTGGACCGACTTCGACGTCGCCAACGGCCACCACCGCCGCTACACGAAGCGTCGCGCCGTCGCCGCCCTCGAGCGCTCCGGCTTCCGGGTCGAGCGCGCGACCTACGGCTTCTCGACGGTCTTCCCGCTCTTCGTCGCGGAGCGGGCCGCCCGCAGGGTCACCCGCCGCTCCGCCGACGGGGCCGCCGACATCGTCCAGGTGCCTCAGGTGCCGAAGCCGCTCAACGCGGCGCTGCGCGCGATGTGCACGCTCGACCGGACCCTGTTGCGGCGCACCGATCTTCCCTTCGGGTCGTCGGTGTTCGTCGGGGCCACGCGGCTCGGCTGACCGAGCCGTGCGGCGCGGCTGACCGAGCCCGCCCGCCGACCGCTCAGCCGTCGAGCGGTCCTCCGGAGACGACGCGAGCGCGGACGTCGGCGGCGGTCGCCGCGAGCCCGGCCGCGAGCGGCGTCGACGCGAGGGCGTCGACCTGCGGCCAGCGGACCGACCCCAGGCGCAGGTCGAGCACCTGCCCCTTGCCTCCGGGCGCCATCGCCGTGCGCAGCGGGCGGTGGAAGACGCGGCGGGCCTCCGACACGAGGTGCCCGACCGTCACGGGGCGGCCGGAGGCGATGACCTTCGGCACGAACGCGCCGGCCGGCTCGAGGCGGGCCAGCTCACTGCAGCGCAGGAGCATCCGGGCGACGTCGACGACGTAGACGTAGTCGCGGATGGTGTCGAGCGAGACGAAGACCGGCAGCGGGCGGGTCGTGGCGTCCGAGAGGCAGAGCTGCGAGAGGAGGCCCTGCGGCTTGCCGAGCGTCTGCCCGGGACCGTAGACGTTGGCCAGCCGGGCGGCGACGGCGCGGCTGCCGGTGCGGGACACCGCGGCCGAGAGAGCCGCCTCCATCGCGAGCTTGGTCCGGCCGTAGGGGACGAGGGGGGCCGGGGGCGTCTCCTCGGTGAAGGGCGGCGCGCCCGACCCGGCGTACAGCCCACCCGCCGACGACGCGAGGACGACGACGCCGTCACCGTCCGGGTCGGGCGGCAGCAGCGCGCAGAAGCGCTCGAACACGCGCTGCTCGGCGGCGAGGGCGTCGGCGCCCGTCGCCACGACGCCGGCGCCCGCGCACCACGCGAGCACCCAGGGTCGCCCGGCGCAGCGGCGGGTGAACTCGTCGAGGTCGCGGGCCAGGACGGCCAGCGACTCCTCCTCGTCGGCCCACGGGACGCGCGAGGTGCTCACGTCCTGACCTGCCTCCCGCAGCGTCGCGACGAGGTGCCGCCCGACGAGGCCACCGGCCCCGACGACCCAGGCCGAGGGGGGCCCGGCGGGGCCGGGGCTCACGCCCCGTCCCGCCCGAGCGGGCCGTCGCGGCGGTCGCGGACCGGCAGGTAGAGCGGCTTGCCCATCGCCATGTTGACGGCCATGCCGACGTACTCGGCGATCACGCCGAGCGCGAAGAGGATGGCGCCGGTCGAGGCCATGAGCAGGACCATCGTCGAGGTCCAGCCCGGGGCCTCCCAGCTGTTGGAGACCCGGCCGATGACGAGGACGAGCGCGACGAGCGGCGCGAGGACGACCGCGCCGGCGCCGGTCACGCTGACCAGGCGCAGCGGGGTGGTGCCGCTGCTCAGGACGAGCCGCCAGAAGTGCGAGGCGAGCCGGCGCACGTCGTAGCCCGACGGCCGGCCGCCCTCCTCGCGCATCGGGACCGCGGCCGTCGTCGTGCGGCGTGCCACCCAGGAGATCGCGACGTCGAGGTAGATGCCGGGCCCGGCGTACGCGGCCACGGAGCGCGCGACCTCGCCGAGGACGAGCCGGAAGCTGTTGAAGTCCGCGGCCGGGGCGCCCTTGGCCATCCGGCCGACGAGCCACTTGGCGGAGCGCGACGCGAGGTTGCGCATCGCCCCGTGCGGCGGCTCGTTGGACGGCTTGGCGTAGACGACGTCGGCCTGCTCGGTCATCGCCGCGTCGAGGAGGAGCGCGATGTCGGCGGGGTCGTGCTGGCCGTCCTCGTCCATCGTCACGACCCACTCGCCGCCCGAGGCCGAGATGCCGGCGAGGGTCGCCGCGTGCTGGCCGAAGTTGCGGCTCAGCCACACGGCGCGCACCCAGTCGTGCTCCTCGGCGAGCGTCCGGACGACGGCGTCGGACCCGTCCGGCCCGCAGTCGTCGACGAGCACGAGCTCGTCGACGACGTAGGCGCGGCCGGCCGGGGTCGTGCCCACCGTCGTCAGCGGCGCGAGCTCGGCGACGAGCCCGGGCAACGTCGAGCGACCCTGGTAGACCGGCACGATGACCGAGATCCGGTGCGGGACCTGCGGGGTGGACGGCACGGGCTGCTCCGGGTGCTCGGACGACACGGGTCGCGTCCGCGTCAGTCGCGGGTCAGCTTGCGGTAGGTGACGCGGTGCGGGCGCGCCGCGTCCTCACCGAGGCGCTCGACCTTGTTCTTCTCGTACGCGTCGAAGTTGCCCTCGAACCAGTACCACCGCGACGGGTTCGCCTCGGTGCCCTCGTAGGCGAGGATGTGCGTCGCGACCCGGTCGAGGAACCACCGGTCGTGGCTGATGACCACGGCGCAGCCGGGGAAGTCGAGCAGCGCGTTCTCGAGGGAGCCGAGGGTCTCGACGTCGAGGTCGTTGGTCGGCTCGTCGAGGAGCAGCAGGTTGCCGCCCTCCTTGAGCGTCAGCGCGAGGTTGAGGCGGTTGCGCTCGCCACCGGAGAGGATGCCGGCCTTCTTCTGCTGGTCCGGGCCCTTGAACCCGAACTGGCTGACGTAGGCGCGGCTGGGGATCTCGACCTGGCCGACGTTGATGTAGTCGTGCCCGCCGGAGACCGTCTCCCAGAGGTTGAGGTTCGGGTCCAGGCCACCACGGCTCTGGTCGACGTAGGAGATCTTGACCGTCTCGCCGACGTCGACGAGCCCGGCGTCCGCCTCCTCGAGGCCGACGATCGTCTTGAAGAGGGTCGTCTTGCCGACGCCGTTCGGGCCGATGACGCCGACGATGCCGTTGCGCGGCAGGGTGAAGGAGAGGTCGTCGATGAGGACGCGGTCGCCGAAGCCCTTCGTGAGGTTCTTGACCTCGATGACCTTGCTGCCCAGGCGCGGGCCCGGGGGGATCTGGATCTCCTCGAAGTCGAGCTTGCGGGTGCGGTCGGCCTCCGCCGCCATCTCCTCGTAGCGGGCCAGACGCGCCTTGGACTTGGTCTGCTTGGCCTTGGCGTTCGAACGGACCCACTCGAGCTCCTCGGCGAGGCGCTTGGCGAGCTTGGCGTCCTTCTTGCCCTGGATCGCGAGGCGGGCCTGCTTCTTCTCGAGGTAGGTCGAGTAGTTGCCCTCGTAGGGGTAGGCCCGGCCGCGGTCGAGCTCGAGGATCCACTCGGCGACGTTGTCCATGAAGTACCGGTCGTGGGTGACCGCGACGACGGCGCCGTGGTAGCTCGCGAGGTGCTGCTCGAGCCAGAGGACCGACTCGGCGTCGAGGTGGTTGGTCGGCTCGTCGAGGAGCAGGAGGTCGGGCTTCTGGAGCAGCAGCTTGCACAGGGCGACGCGGCGGCGCTCACCACCCGAGAGGACGGTGACGTCGGCGTCCGGCGGCGGGCAGCGCAGCGCGTCCATCGCCTGCTCGAGCTGGGAGTCGAGGTCCCAGGCGTCGGCGGCGTCGATGGCCTCCTGCAGCTGGCCCATCTCGGCCATCAGCGCGTCGAAGTCGGCGTCCGGCTCGGCCATCTCGGCGGAGATCGCGTTGTAGCGGTCGACCTTCGCCTTGATCTCGCCGGCGCCCTCCTCGACGTTGCCGAGGACGGTCTTCTCCTCGTTGAGCTCCGGCTCCTGCATGAGGATGCCGACGGAGTAGCCCGGGCTGAGGCGCGCCTCGCCGTTGGACGGCTGGTCGA is from Arthrobacter sp. NEB 688 and encodes:
- the glgX gene encoding glycogen debranching protein GlgX, whose amino-acid sequence is MEIWPGTAYPLGATYDGSGVNFALFSEVAERVELCLVDDDGAETRIDLPEVDGFVWHGYLPAVQPGQRYGYRVHGPYEPENGHRCDPSKLLLDPYAKAVEGQVENDPALFSYDFDDNEARNTDDSLGKTMLGVVINPYFDWGHDRPPRHEYHESVIYEAHVRGLTMTHPEIPEEIRGTYAALGHPAIVEHLTRLGVTAIELMPVHQFVQDTSLQAKGLTNYWGYNTIGFLAPHNEYARADRGEQVTEFKAMVKALHEANIEVILDVVYNHTAEGNEMGPTISFKGIDNAAYYRLVDDAKEHYYDTTGTGNSLLMRHPHVLQLIMDSLRYWVTEMHVDGFRFDLAATLARQFHEVDKLSAFFDLIQQDPVISQVKLIAEPWDVGDGGYQVGGFPPLWTEWNGKYRDTVRDFWRGEPGSLGEFASRLTGSSDLYEHNGRKPIASINFVIAHDGFTLRDLVSYNEKHNEANGEDGRDGEGHNRSWNCGVEGETDDPEVRALRRRQQRNFLATLLLSQGVPMIAHGDEIGRTQQGNNNVYCQDNELSWVDWELDEEQRDLFAFTSAVAKLRREHPVFRRRRFFAGSADHGGQSELGDIAWFQPGGERMGDGDWSDGEARMMTVFLNGKAIPSPDAHGRPVVDDDFLVLFNADHEDHEFVLPGEEWGERWCTEIDTAADSVEPEWHDAAATVRVSARSVIVLRDPREVLTPAAGAAGATRA
- the fabG gene encoding 3-oxoacyl-ACP reductase FabG, with the translated sequence MSDQRVAVVTGAARGIGAATAERLARDGFAVAVLDLDEAACEEVAGRIRDAGGRALGVGVDVSDAAAVESGVARVAAELGPPVVLVNNAGIIRDNLLFKMSEGDWDSVMAVHLKGAFLMTKACQAHMTQERYGRIVNLSSSSAQGNRGQANYSAAKAGLQGFTKTLAIELGKFGVTANAVAPGFIETDMTRATAERLKVSFEDFLTHTASQIPVARVGQPADIAATISFLVSEEAGFVSGQVIYVAGGPLD
- a CDS encoding acyl-CoA dehydrogenase family protein, with the translated sequence MPRNVYAAEHEDFRASVAEFVERTLKPRAEQMLEVKAVERDIWKEAGKQGLFGLDIPEEFGGMGAEDYRFNAIAAEVIAGFNFAVSSCFGIHSDVCPPYVVDLGTQEQKERWLPGMANGELIAAIAMTEPSGGSDLAALKTTAVRDGDHWVLNGSKTFITNGYQADLVIVAARTDPSKGAKGITLLMVEEGMEGFTRGRKLDKVGQEEADTSELFFEDVRVPDANRLGEEGMGFIAMMQRLPQERIGAAVANTAHAFQIFRETVEYTKERKAFGQPVGSFQHNKFKMAELLTKLEVTQAYVDDCIAAHAEGKLTPVDAAKAKWFSAQVQNEVLDECVQLHGGYGFMNEYRVARAWRDARVSKIWAGSNEIMKELIGRDLGL
- a CDS encoding TetR/AcrR family transcriptional regulator, which translates into the protein MPATTPATETAVLAALAPEGGRPGGATDVGDTATRVMLAAADAFAENGFPATTTRDIASRAGLSPAGVYVHFSSKENLLFEISRRGHARARDLLVAAATDAASPTEALRAIIGGFSRWHAEHHQLGRIVQFEFRHLSTEHQSEVIELRKEIDRVVADVLRDGVEAGELDVEDVPTTALALLSMAIDVARWYVPGGRRTPQMVERTYGDLAVRLAGGRA
- a CDS encoding class I SAM-dependent methyltransferase; its protein translation is MTEHGHGGSPSIATPDYWWYVARADLLEVALRDLVDGAGTALDLGSADGPSAAWFREAVGRTASLDIDPRGLDTNGVCGSALALPFEDASFDAVAAFDVIEHCAPEADALAEVHRVLRPGGRFLMSVPAYTWAWTDFDVANGHHRRYTKRRAVAALERSGFRVERATYGFSTVFPLFVAERAARRVTRRSADGAADIVQVPQVPKPLNAALRAMCTLDRTLLRRTDLPFGSSVFVGATRLG
- a CDS encoding NAD-dependent epimerase/dehydratase family protein is translated as MSPGPAGPPSAWVVGAGGLVGRHLVATLREAGQDVSTSRVPWADEEESLAVLARDLDEFTRRCAGRPWVLAWCAGAGVVATGADALAAEQRVFERFCALLPPDPDGDGVVVLASSAGGLYAGSGAPPFTEETPPAPLVPYGRTKLAMEAALSAAVSRTGSRAVAARLANVYGPGQTLGKPQGLLSQLCLSDATTRPLPVFVSLDTIRDYVYVVDVARMLLRCSELARLEPAGAFVPKVIASGRPVTVGHLVSEARRVFHRPLRTAMAPGGKGQVLDLRLGSVRWPQVDALASTPLAAGLAATAADVRARVVSGGPLDG
- a CDS encoding glycosyltransferase family 2 protein; protein product: MSSEHPEQPVPSTPQVPHRISVIVPVYQGRSTLPGLVAELAPLTTVGTTPAGRAYVVDELVLVDDCGPDGSDAVVRTLAEEHDWVRAVWLSRNFGQHAATLAGISASGGEWVVTMDEDGQHDPADIALLLDAAMTEQADVVYAKPSNEPPHGAMRNLASRSAKWLVGRMAKGAPAADFNSFRLVLGEVARSVAAYAGPGIYLDVAISWVARRTTTAAVPMREEGGRPSGYDVRRLASHFWRLVLSSGTTPLRLVSVTGAGAVVLAPLVALVLVIGRVSNSWEAPGWTSTMVLLMASTGAILFALGVIAEYVGMAVNMAMGKPLYLPVRDRRDGPLGRDGA
- the ettA gene encoding energy-dependent translational throttle protein EttA, with protein sequence MPEFIYVMSRARKAHGDKVILDDVTLSFLPGAKIGVVGPNGAGKSSVLKIMAGLDQPSNGEARLSPGYSVGILMQEPELNEEKTVLGNVEEGAGEIKAKVDRYNAISAEMAEPDADFDALMAEMGQLQEAIDAADAWDLDSQLEQAMDALRCPPPDADVTVLSGGERRRVALCKLLLQKPDLLLLDEPTNHLDAESVLWLEQHLASYHGAVVAVTHDRYFMDNVAEWILELDRGRAYPYEGNYSTYLEKKQARLAIQGKKDAKLAKRLAEELEWVRSNAKAKQTKSKARLARYEEMAAEADRTRKLDFEEIQIPPGPRLGSKVIEVKNLTKGFGDRVLIDDLSFTLPRNGIVGVIGPNGVGKTTLFKTIVGLEEADAGLVDVGETVKISYVDQSRGGLDPNLNLWETVSGGHDYINVGQVEIPSRAYVSQFGFKGPDQQKKAGILSGGERNRLNLALTLKEGGNLLLLDEPTNDLDVETLGSLENALLDFPGCAVVISHDRWFLDRVATHILAYEGTEANPSRWYWFEGNFDAYEKNKVERLGEDAARPHRVTYRKLTRD